From Hoeflea sp. 108:
TGGCCGACATTACCGAGCGGCTGGACATGGCCGGCAAGATCGGGCCGGCGGCAGGCGACTCGCACCAGATAGCCGCGCTTTGCCAGCGCCCGGACGACGTGGCGGCCAAGGAAGCCGGACCCGCCGAAGACGGTGACGAGTTGCGGGGTCTGGAGGATTTCGGTCATCGCTGGCTCCGTTACGCCTGAACGGCTTGGATTGTCAGCGTTTCTTAGCCCGTTTCGCAAAAAAGGCAATCATTGTGCGACCGCTCGGAACTGCCCGCGCCGCTCTGGCGCGGGCTGGTGGATCGCCTTGGGAGGCAATCGGCAAGCTTGTCTAGAATTCGCGTCCGATGCGGGCGTCGACGGAGTGGCGGTTGCCGCCGCGGATGACAAAAAACAGGAAGATAGCGGCCCACAGAAGCGACTTCTCCGCGCCCTGATAGCCCTGGCCCATGGTGACCCAATGGAACCAGACGGTGACCAGAAGAACGAACATGGCAGCGAAGGATGCCGGCCGGGTGAACAGGCCGATTGCGATCAGGATGCCACCGAAGAATTCGGTCGCGGACAACAGCAGCGACCAGAAGGCGCCGGGGTGAAAGCCGAGGCTCTCGACCATGCCGGCGGCGCCGAACGGGTCGACGATTTTGGTTGCGCCATGGGTGACGAGAGCAAGGCCGGCGACGACGCGCAGGATAGTCTCGGCGCTGTCGCTGAGGTTGGCATAGAGCCCGCCGAGTGCGGGGATGAAAAGACGGCGGCCGGAATTTTCGGTCGTCAGGGTCAAAGGCATGTCTCCTGGTGGGGGCGATGCTTGTTTGGATATTGCAATGCACCAACGCCCGACCGGTAGCTTCACGGTCAAGTCAACAAGGTTTGAAGATAATATGATTAACATACTCAT
This genomic window contains:
- a CDS encoding DoxX family protein, which produces MTLTTENSGRRLFIPALGGLYANLSDSAETILRVVAGLALVTHGATKIVDPFGAAGMVESLGFHPGAFWSLLLSATEFFGGILIAIGLFTRPASFAAMFVLLVTVWFHWVTMGQGYQGAEKSLLWAAIFLFFVIRGGNRHSVDARIGREF